CTGTTATAGTTTGAGCTAAATTTGTTTCACCTGTTCTAACAAAAGCTCTATCTCCCTCAAGTAAAATTGGTGACTCTCCAACTTTTACACTTGTGATCATCTCTTGTTTTCTAGATATCTCATCCATTGTTGCTTTTACCTTAGCATCTTCAGGAACTGGATTATCTCCATTCATTATTACATTCTTTGTATATAATGTATAATCCATTGCTTCTATTTTATTCTTTAATTTATCGAAGTCTACTTTTACTACTCCTACATTTTTACTGTACTCTCCAGTTTGTACAATAGTTACTCCATTTACAATTTTTTTCTCTTTTAATTCAGTATGACTATGTCCATCTATTATTAAATCTATTTCAGGTACAGCTTCAGCTAATCCTACACTTTGTAAATTTTTTGCTGTACTTTCATCATCACCTAAGTGAGAAATAACAACTATAAATTTTACCCCTTCTTTTTTCATTTGAGCCACAACTGATTTAGCTGTCGCTATTGGATCTGCTATTGTTATATTTTTTATATTATTTGGATTTGTTTTAAAATAAGTTTCAGGTGTTGCTAAACCAAAAAATCCAACTTTCTTACCATCTATCTTTCTTATATCATATGTTCCAGCTATTGGTTTTCCTGTATTTTTATCTACAACATTAGCTGCTAATGTTTTGTATTTTTGCATTGATAATAATTCTTCTAATCTCTCTTGTCCATAATTAAAATCATGGTTTCCTAATGTAGCATAGTCAAATCCTGCTGCATTTAAAGTTTCTACCATAGACTCACCCTTTGTTAAAGTTGCATAAGTTGTTCCATGCATTGTATCTCCAGCATCTATTAATAAAACTTTTCCATTATTTTTATCTTGCTCTAACGCTTTAGCTATAGTTGCCACTCTTGCTAAACCTACTCCGTCATATTTCCCCTCTTTTGCTCTTCCATGAACATCATTTACATGAACAATTGTTAATTCATACTCTCCATCTTTAGGGGGTAATACTTTACACGCTGAAAGTGTTAATACTAATCCCATTAAACCAAAAACTTTAAAATTTTTATTCATTTTTCCTCCCTGATTAACCTTGATTTCTCAACTAAATTCAAAAATATTTTATCATATTTAAATATCAATGTAAAAGAAAAAACTGCAATAAATGCAGTTTTTTCTTTCATTTTTTATTCAATTTATTACTTTTAAAAGTTTTAGAGTTACATCTAATTTATCACCATCTAATTTAAAAATTTCGATAATTTTTTTTATTGTATCAATTTCTTTAGCTCTCATATTTTCTTCATTTTCTTCTTGATAAATATATTTTTTTATACTTAACGCTTCTTGAATTTGACATTCATAAAACTCTAAATATTTTTCATCTTTTATTAACTCTTTCTCTAAAACTTTTCTCAAATCACTTTCAGGTTTATTTTTTAGAAACTTTACAACCAAATTTTTTAAATATAAATACTCTTTTAAAAAAAATTCCTTTTTATAACGATAAATCCTTAACTCTTGGATAAAATTAATCAATAAAAATGGAAAAATAACCACCATCATAGAAATTTTTGGTTTATCTATAATTTTGTCAGATATATTTATGGCTCTTTTTTTTTCTTCAAGCATAAATTCTTCAATATTCTTCATTTTTATTTTCTCCTAAGTTAGAATAAATTAAAGTATGCCTAACATTTTCCGAACTTGGTTCTACCTTCTTAACGAAAATATAATACCAAGCTCCTGATTCAATATCTTCTTCAGCCAACTTTTGATGTGCTTCTTTAAAACCTAAAGTTTCATCTAAAAAAGGTAATACTGAAAAACAGAAAAAATAAATACATACAAAACTAGCAAAAAAAGCTATCCATTTTTTAATCATAATTTTCTCCCTCAAGTTTTATATTATAAGCTCATTAATGATTTTGTAATATCTGGGAATACAACATGGAACATTAAATAAGCTGCTCCAAAAGTTACTCCTAAATTTATTATTTTTCCAACTATATAAAGAGTTATTGGCTTTCCACCTTTAAATAACTTACTTAATTCAGCAAAATTTGTAGATAATCCTATACTTGTAAATGCTAAACAGAATAACCATCCTTGTAAAGGTGATATTAAACCATTAACCATTCCTTTATCAATTATAATTTTTGATCCATCTACTCCTAACATTCCATAAATTCCAGAGAATAAAAGAGAAGCCCCTATAAATCCTAAAATAAATTTAGGGAATCTAGCCCAAATTTCTTTTAACGATCCTTTTAAAGAAAAGTCTCTTTCTTCTGCCATAGATTTATCAACCTTTAAAGACCAAAATGCTGCAACTCCCAAAGCCATTACCCCAATAATTATATTTTGAATCATTTTTATTGTTGCTGCTACGTCTCTAGCTACTGGACCTAAATATTCTCCAGCTGCAACTACGGCTCCTGTTGAATCAACTGTTCCTCCTATCCATGCTCCACCTAAAACCGGATCCATATTTAAAGCTTTTATAAACATTGGCATTGCTATCATCATGAAAGCTGTAAACATTATAGAGATACTTACAGATAGTGTTAACTCTTCTTTTTTAGCTTTACACGCTGCTGCTGCTGCTATTGCTGCTGATACTCCACTTACAGACATATCTGCTGACATTACCATATTTAAGCTTTTTGATTCCATTTTTAATATTTTATCTCCAAACCCAAAAGTCAAAACAAGTACAACTGGTGTAACAAACCATGTTACAAAAATTCCAGGTATTCCTATTAATAAAACTTTATTAACTAATACAGTTGATCCTAGTAATATTAATCCTGTTTTTATAAAATATTCTGTTTGAGCTGCTGCTAAAAGTTTTTTAGGCGTTCCAACAGTGTTACTAACTATTAGTCCCAATACTAATCCCCAGAAAACATAACCAAGTCCCCAAGCTTTTAAAGTTTCTTGTTCTCCTAATAGGTAAGCTCCTACAGATAATGCAAAAACAGCTGGAAACCCTTGTAAAAACCCTTCTCTATCTCTTCCCATTTTCTTTAATCCAACACAGAAGTAACCAGCTATAAATGCTAATAAAATAGCTAAATTAGGTATTAAATTATATGGTTTTACAATAGCTTTTGATTTCATTTTATTTTCTTTGTCTCTACTTGCTAACCAACTTTCTGTTAGTTCGTTTGCTTTTATATTTAAATTGGCATCTTTAAATCCCTCTTTTTCTGCAGAATTTGTTGCTTCTAATGCTTGATTTTTTAAAGCTAATGTTTGCTGTTTTAAAGCTTCATATTCTTTTACAAATGGCTCTCCCTTAGCTTTTGCTGCGCTTTCACTCAGATATACTGAATCAATTGGATTTGTTGTCCATTTCTTAGGTTTTCCTAAAATATTTTTCACATTCTCTGTCATTGATGTTTTTATTACCAACGCATTTTTATCGAACTGTGCTTCATGCCATTGAACTGTTTTAAAAGGAGCTCTCTCTCCTTCTGCTTTCATTATTGTATTGAAGACCTCTGCTTTTCCTACTACACTCTGTGAATCTGACCCCATGTAAATAAACATACAAAACACTAATAATATTGTTGCTAATAATATTGCCCAGTAATCCTCAAATTTAAATAAGTCTCCTATTGTTTCTTTTAAACTTTTTTTATTCTCTTTAACCGCTTCCATTTTTACCCCCTAGGTTTTTTTGCGTCTCTATTGAACTATTATTCAAAGCCTTAAACATGACTAATGGGAACTCCAAAAGAGTTCCCATTAGTTAGACTATATTTTTTTGAAAAATTTATTTTTAGTGTCCTCCACCGTAGTTAAAAGGTTTCTCTAAAGTGTATGGATCCCCTGGACTTGGATGTTGAGATATAGGCTTAACGTTGATGTTAGCTCTATACTCTGTTTCTGCCCAAAGAATTCTTTGTGCTACATGTGCTTCTGGATTTAATTCCACTCCATCAAGTACCATCTCTTTAAACTTTTGATATCCAGCTCTGTCGATTAAGTGACCTCCATGAATATACATTGGCTTATGATGTAATACATTTGCAGAGAATTTCTGCCAGTTTCCGATAACTTTAATGATTACATCTTCAGTTACCCAGTTTAAGAACATCTTACCCATTCTTGGATATTGCTTTCCTGTTCTTCCACCAATTGTCATTCTATATAATTTTTGCTCTGGTCTTACCCATGCAGATGATGGACATGCCTCAACACACTCTCCACATCCTACGCAGCAGCAAGAATCTTTAACAATTCTATGGTTTTCTAATTTTAAAACTCTTGTAGCAGCGTGGTCACAAACTTTAACACATCTTCCACATCCGATACATCTATCTTTTAAATAAATTGGCTTAGTTACTCCCATTATTCCAAAGTCATTAAAGTGACCTTTTCCGCAATCGTTTGGACATCCAGAGATAGCCATTTTAATATGATAGTGACTTGGGAAAATTTGCTTCTCAAGTTTTCTAGCTAATTCCCAAGTATTGATATTAGCTTTTACACAGTGAGAGTTTCCTATACAAGCCATTATATTTCTAGCTCCAATTGTAGGGTATCCAGCTTTATTAACTTCCATTTCAGCTCCACATAACTCTACATCTACTTCTCTAATATAATCCTCTAAATATGCATTTACTGCTTCAACATTTTCAAATTTTATTCCAGGAGCGTTAAGAGTTTGTCTCATACCCATGTGGAAAGTTCCATTTCCCCATCTCTCTGCAATTTCTTGTATTACCCTTAAGTATTTAGCTTCAATTAATCCACCTGGAACACGAAGTTGTATCATGAACTCTCCAGGTACTTTTGATTGACGGAAGCAGTTTAATTTCATTTTAGTTATATTAATATCGTGATTCACTTTTTACCTCCTTAGTCGATTAGATATTTAGCTTGAGAATAGTTAAACACAGGTCCTTCTAGACATACATACACTTCATCAATTCTACAGTGACCACATTTTCCAATTGCACATGACATCTTTCTTTCAAAAGATACCCAAATTTTTTCAGCTGGAACTCCTAACTTTTCAAACTCAATAGCTGTATATTTCATCATGTTAGGTGGTCCTACAATTACAACTTCTAAATCATCAAATTTATCTGATACCATTTTTAAATGAGGTACATACTCAGTTACAAGTCCTACACACTCACCATCTAATCCACACCCTTTATCTACTGTTAATACCATTGGATGTTTCTTTCTCCAGTTGATTATCTCATCTCTAAATAAAATTGATGAATCATCTTTAAATCCAAATAATAATTCCATTGATTGAACTTCTTCTGGATTTCTATATATATGATTGATTAAAGATCTAACTGGAGCTAATCCTGATCCTCCTGTTACAATAACCACATTTTTATTTTTAATATCAATTGCATCAAACCCTTTTCCATAAGGTCCTCTCATTGGTAATAAATCTCCTGCATGAAGATTAAAAATCTCATCAGTTACTATTCCAACTTTTCTTATTAAAAACTCTACCCATCCTTCTGTTGCTGAGAAATCAGTAACAGATATTGGACACTCTCCTACTTTTGGTAGAGATAATTGCATGAATTGTCCAAACTTAACATTTCCTGCTTCTGGATATTCAACTCTAAATAGATATTCAATATCTGTAACTTTTTTTACATCTAAAAGTCTATATGGCGTTGGCATTATTAAATTTTCCATTACTCATTACCTCCATTTAGTTTATCAACTTCTGCTGCTAATCTGTTTACAGTAGTTGAGAAAGATATAAATACAGGACACTTATCGTCACATCTTCCACACCCAACACACATATGATGCTCTTTGAATCTCTTTTTATGATCGTGGATTTTATGCATAACTTTAAATCTCATTCTCTCTCCACCAGTTTTTCTAAACGAGTGATTTCCAGCCATATCAGTATATCCATCAACATGGCAAGATGCATTAATTCTTCTTCTTTCTCCTGCGTTAGAATCAGATGTATAGTTCATATCATATGTTGTAAAGCAAGTACAAGTTGAACACGATACAGTACAGCTTCCACACATTAAACATCTCTTGTCAAATTCTTTCCACATCTCTAAAGATTTAACTGCAATTTGAGTCTCTTTATCATTTATTTCAGGAATTCTAACAACTCTTTCATTTTCTAAAACTGGAGTTATTAAGAAGTCCATTTCTTCGTTTCCAGCAAAGTAAGAGTTAAATTCTGAATCTTTAGTTTCAACTAAAACTTCTTCTCCATTGAACTTTACTCCAAATGCATACTCATCAGCTGATCCAGTACCCATTGAAGCACAGAAGCAAGTATCCCAACCTTTTGATGGACATTCCATTAATATAAACTTTGTTTTTTCTCTCATTCTTTTATAGTATGAATCCTCAAATCCACCATTTTTTAAGAATATATCATCATATCTTTTTATTGAGTGAATGTCACAAGCTCTTGCAAAAACAAGCATTGGTCTATCATCAACAACTTTTGATTCTCTATAATCTGCATCTGTAAAGTATAATACAGTCTCAGTTATTGGACTTAATGCTTCCTTTGCTGCATAATCAGATTTTTCATCATGTACTATCTCATCTGCTGAATAAACTCTATCATATCTTACAATATCGGTATCCGAATATCTTCCCTGCTTAGGAAATCTTTTTGGAGCATATATTTTATACTCTTTGCTAAGATTTTTTAACAAGCTATCAAAATTTTCTGCTGTTATTTTGTATCCCATTCTTACTTTGCCTCCCTATTGTTTTTGAATTTTTATTCAATTCATTATGTGTTTATATTACAACCTTTATGTTTTTTTGTAAACCACATTTTGCGTTTTTTTGCACTTTGGTTAAATTTAAATTTTTAATAGAAAACTTTCTGTGCAGAGTTTTAGTTCTTTATTTTTTTGATAAAGTTTTAGCATTTGAATCCCCTTTCAAATACTAATTACATACAACACTAGTATACTTATACACTAGTGTTAAAGTGATCACTTTTTTATCATTAATATATCAAAAGATTGTTTTTTTCTTATTTTCATTATAAAATACAAGTGTTAATATTAATTTTTAAAGGTGGATAACTATGAAAAAATTTATCGTCGAACCTGAATTTCATAATATGAAAATCTCTCAGTATCTCAGAGAAAAGGGATATTCAGGTAGAGGCATTAGAAATGTCGAAGTTTATTTAAATGGAAAAAGAACAAAAACAACAAAACAAGTTAAAAAAAATGCAAGACTTTTAGTTAAAGAAAAAGAAAAGGAAGTTGGAATTCGTTCTATTCAAATGGACTTAAAAATTATGTATGAAGATAAAAACTTACTTATTATTGATAAAGATCCATATTTAGTTGTTCATCCAACAACTAAAAAAACAGACTTAACTTTAGCTAATGGTGTTATCTATTATCTTCAAGAACAAACTGGTAAAATTCAACCTCCAAGATTTTTTAATCGTTTAGATATGAATACCTCTGGGTTAATCGTTGTGGCTAAAAATGCTTATACTCAAGCATTTTTACAAAGTGACAAAGAAAAAGTATCTAAGTTCTATCAAGCTATTGTTAAAGGAATAGTTAAAGACGATGAGATGATGATTGAAATTCCAATTGGAAAAGAAGGCGACGAACTTAGACGTAAGGAAATGTCTCCAGAAGAGGGAGGACAAACTGCTAAAACTCATATGAAAGTTTTAGAGCGTTTTCCTAATGAAGATTTAACTTTAATCCAATTGGAGCTTTTCACAGGTAGAACACATCAAATTCGTGCTCATATGTCTCTTGTTGGTCATCCAATTTTAGGAGATGAATTATATGGTGGAGATGATACTAGAGCTAAAAGACAACTGCTTCATGCTTTTAAATTAATTTTTACTGATGTTGAAAGTGGTCAAAAAATTGAAGTTCAAGCTCCATTACCAGATGATTTTAAAGAAATTCTTCATATTGCAAACTAATAAAGCTTAAATAAAAAAAGTGCTAAAAGCACTTTTTTTATTTAGCATTACGCTAAAGTATTTTCGTTAACTGATGTAGCATCCTCTTCTCTTTTTAATTCCCCCTCAGTTTTCGCTACAATCAATGTACAAACAGCATCTCCTGTTATATTAACAACAGTTCTAAACATATCCACAAATCTATCTATTCCCATAACAAGAGCCATTCCTTCTAAAGGTAATCCTACTTGTTGTAGTACCATTCCTAACATTATTACACCTACTCCAGGCACTCCTGCAGTTCCTATTGAAGTTAATGTTGCAGTTATAATAACAGTTACAAAGTCTCCCATAGTTAAAGAAACTCCATATATTTGAGCTATAAAAATCGTAGCTACTCCTTGCATTATAGCTGTTCCATCCATATTTATTGTACTTCCTAACGGAATCGTAAATGATGATATTCCTTTTGATACCCCAAACTCTTCTTGTAATGTTTCCATTGAAGCTGGCAGTGTTGCACTACTTGACGAAGTTGAAAAAGCTACCATCATTGGCCCTGAAAATTTCTTTAAAAATTTAATAGGATTATATTTAGCAATTAAAATTAATAAACTTTGATAAGTTATTAGATAATGTAGTAACAATACAAATATCACTGCTAAAAAATATTTTAATAAAGGTAACATTGCTGAATAACCTAAAGTTGAAAATGTCTTTGCTATCAAACCATAAACTCCAAAAGGTGCTAACTGCATAACTAAGTCCACTATTTTTAAAACTATATTATTCAGTTCATCCATTCCTTTTCTTATTGTTGAAACTTTATCTCCTAACATTGCCATTGCTACTCCACATAAAATAGAGAACACTATAATTTGTAACATATCTCCTTTTGCTAAAGCCTCTATGGGATTTATTGGTATCATTCCTAAAAGTATATCTATAAAAGGTTTTGTTTCTCCTACAGAAACATTTGTTGTAGAAATTTGAGATAACACAATACCCTTACCTGGATTTATTAAAGAACCTACACCTAAAGCTAATGTTATTGCCACTGCAGTTGTTCCTAAATAAAAAGATAAAGTTTTAATTCCTACTCTCCCTAATTTTTTTATATCTTCAATTCCAGCTGCTCCAACTGTTAACGAACAGAAAACCAATGGAATTACTATCATTCTTATTGCTCTAATGAAGCCAGTTCCCAAGAAGTTAAAAAAGAAATCAATAACATAATTTTTTATAATCAGATTTTCTTTAAAAGGATATAAGGCTACTCCACTTAAAACTCCTAAAATCAACGCTATAAAAATCTTATTTGTTAAACCTATTTTTTTCATTTAAACTCACTCCTCGAACTTTCTTCATTTAATTTACAAAGTGATTATATCTTTAAATAATAAAAAAATCAAGAAAAAAATAAATTATTTTTTTCTTATTTATTTTTTTGAAAATTTATTTCCATTTTTAGATTTTTGATTTTAGGAGGATTTTTATATATTTTTACGAATAAAATTTATAATATAGTTTTATTAATTAAATGTTTTGGAGGTATTTTTAATGCTTTTTAATAAATTAAGTAGTTATGATAAACACAAAGTTTTTAAGAATATGTTAGCTCCATACACTGCAGTGCTTATTGCACAATATTTCTCACTAGGATATCAATATTCTGCTGCTACAATTTGTATTTTAAGTTTAGAAAGTACTAGAAAAGCTTCTCTTAGAAGTTCTTTTGAAAGAGTTACCGCAGCATCTTTTGGACTGATATTATCTGCTACTATTATTGGATTATGTGACTTCAATCCAATTTCTCTTGTTATTTTCACTGGGATTTTTATGCCTTTATGTATACGTTTTAATCTTTTACAAGGTTTTTTTACTAATGTTGTTTTAGCAAGTCATTTTTTGTTAGATAAAAACGTTGATGTTTTTTTTGTATTAGACCAATTTTTTTTATTATTAGTAGGAGTTCTCTGTGCTATTT
This portion of the Candidatus Cetobacterium colombiensis genome encodes:
- a CDS encoding bifunctional metallophosphatase/5'-nucleotidase, which encodes MNKNFKVFGLMGLVLTLSACKVLPPKDGEYELTIVHVNDVHGRAKEGKYDGVGLARVATIAKALEQDKNNGKVLLIDAGDTMHGTTYATLTKGESMVETLNAAGFDYATLGNHDFNYGQERLEELLSMQKYKTLAANVVDKNTGKPIAGTYDIRKIDGKKVGFFGLATPETYFKTNPNNIKNITIADPIATAKSVVAQMKKEGVKFIVVISHLGDDESTAKNLQSVGLAEAVPEIDLIIDGHSHTELKEKKIVNGVTIVQTGEYSKNVGVVKVDFDKLKNKIEAMDYTLYTKNVIMNGDNPVPEDAKVKATMDEISRKQEMITSVKVGESPILLEGDRAFVRTGETNLAQTITDAMLWKTGADVAITNGGGIRASINPGEVTVGDVISVLPFGNYVVTKEVKGSDLRKAVENGLRSYPESLGAMAQVAGMTVKFNVKNPAYRRVLEIKVGNEKLDPNKMYTVATNDFMAAGGDGYSSLAAGKELGHYPALDEVLIEYIQKVGLEGRDKVVPRLIPKK
- the asrA gene encoding anaerobic sulfite reductase subunit AsrA translates to MGYKITAENFDSLLKNLSKEYKIYAPKRFPKQGRYSDTDIVRYDRVYSADEIVHDEKSDYAAKEALSPITETVLYFTDADYRESKVVDDRPMLVFARACDIHSIKRYDDIFLKNGGFEDSYYKRMREKTKFILMECPSKGWDTCFCASMGTGSADEYAFGVKFNGEEVLVETKDSEFNSYFAGNEEMDFLITPVLENERVVRIPEINDKETQIAVKSLEMWKEFDKRCLMCGSCTVSCSTCTCFTTYDMNYTSDSNAGERRRINASCHVDGYTDMAGNHSFRKTGGERMRFKVMHKIHDHKKRFKEHHMCVGCGRCDDKCPVFISFSTTVNRLAAEVDKLNGGNE
- a CDS encoding YeiH family protein, translating into MEAVKENKKSLKETIGDLFKFEDYWAILLATILLVFCMFIYMGSDSQSVVGKAEVFNTIMKAEGERAPFKTVQWHEAQFDKNALVIKTSMTENVKNILGKPKKWTTNPIDSVYLSESAAKAKGEPFVKEYEALKQQTLALKNQALEATNSAEKEGFKDANLNIKANELTESWLASRDKENKMKSKAIVKPYNLIPNLAILLAFIAGYFCVGLKKMGRDREGFLQGFPAVFALSVGAYLLGEQETLKAWGLGYVFWGLVLGLIVSNTVGTPKKLLAAAQTEYFIKTGLILLGSTVLVNKVLLIGIPGIFVTWFVTPVVLVLTFGFGDKILKMESKSLNMVMSADMSVSGVSAAIAAAAACKAKKEELTLSVSISIMFTAFMMIAMPMFIKALNMDPVLGGAWIGGTVDSTGAVVAAGEYLGPVARDVAATIKMIQNIIIGVMALGVAAFWSLKVDKSMAEERDFSLKGSLKEIWARFPKFILGFIGASLLFSGIYGMLGVDGSKIIIDKGMVNGLISPLQGWLFCLAFTSIGLSTNFAELSKLFKGGKPITLYIVGKIINLGVTFGAAYLMFHVVFPDITKSLMSL
- a CDS encoding dicarboxylate/amino acid:cation symporter produces the protein MKKIGLTNKIFIALILGVLSGVALYPFKENLIIKNYVIDFFFNFLGTGFIRAIRMIVIPLVFCSLTVGAAGIEDIKKLGRVGIKTLSFYLGTTAVAITLALGVGSLINPGKGIVLSQISTTNVSVGETKPFIDILLGMIPINPIEALAKGDMLQIIVFSILCGVAMAMLGDKVSTIRKGMDELNNIVLKIVDLVMQLAPFGVYGLIAKTFSTLGYSAMLPLLKYFLAVIFVLLLHYLITYQSLLILIAKYNPIKFLKKFSGPMMVAFSTSSSSATLPASMETLQEEFGVSKGISSFTIPLGSTINMDGTAIMQGVATIFIAQIYGVSLTMGDFVTVIITATLTSIGTAGVPGVGVIMLGMVLQQVGLPLEGMALVMGIDRFVDMFRTVVNITGDAVCTLIVAKTEGELKREEDATSVNENTLA
- the asrB gene encoding anaerobic sulfite reductase subunit AsrB; its protein translation is MENLIMPTPYRLLDVKKVTDIEYLFRVEYPEAGNVKFGQFMQLSLPKVGECPISVTDFSATEGWVEFLIRKVGIVTDEIFNLHAGDLLPMRGPYGKGFDAIDIKNKNVVIVTGGSGLAPVRSLINHIYRNPEEVQSMELLFGFKDDSSILFRDEIINWRKKHPMVLTVDKGCGLDGECVGLVTEYVPHLKMVSDKFDDLEVVIVGPPNMMKYTAIEFEKLGVPAEKIWVSFERKMSCAIGKCGHCRIDEVYVCLEGPVFNYSQAKYLID
- a CDS encoding RluA family pseudouridine synthase; its protein translation is MKKFIVEPEFHNMKISQYLREKGYSGRGIRNVEVYLNGKRTKTTKQVKKNARLLVKEKEKEVGIRSIQMDLKIMYEDKNLLIIDKDPYLVVHPTTKKTDLTLANGVIYYLQEQTGKIQPPRFFNRLDMNTSGLIVVAKNAYTQAFLQSDKEKVSKFYQAIVKGIVKDDEMMIEIPIGKEGDELRRKEMSPEEGGQTAKTHMKVLERFPNEDLTLIQLELFTGRTHQIRAHMSLVGHPILGDELYGGDDTRAKRQLLHAFKLIFTDVESGQKIEVQAPLPDDFKEILHIAN
- the asrC gene encoding sulfite reductase subunit C codes for the protein MNHDINITKMKLNCFRQSKVPGEFMIQLRVPGGLIEAKYLRVIQEIAERWGNGTFHMGMRQTLNAPGIKFENVEAVNAYLEDYIREVDVELCGAEMEVNKAGYPTIGARNIMACIGNSHCVKANINTWELARKLEKQIFPSHYHIKMAISGCPNDCGKGHFNDFGIMGVTKPIYLKDRCIGCGRCVKVCDHAATRVLKLENHRIVKDSCCCVGCGECVEACPSSAWVRPEQKLYRMTIGGRTGKQYPRMGKMFLNWVTEDVIIKVIGNWQKFSANVLHHKPMYIHGGHLIDRAGYQKFKEMVLDGVELNPEAHVAQRILWAETEYRANINVKPISQHPSPGDPYTLEKPFNYGGGH